One genomic region from Drosophila subpulchrella strain 33 F10 #4 breed RU33 chromosome 2R, RU_Dsub_v1.1 Primary Assembly, whole genome shotgun sequence encodes:
- the LOC119552079 gene encoding uncharacterized protein LOC119552079: protein MRPRFVCHQQHSVAHSHFHPLSHFQTHSHTHFHHHPNPHTHPHSPHFYDATDVGYRRYRTANMVVAEGVMDSGSGIGTGMGHFNDTPLSELGVETRSQLSRMLNRKKVLRSEEGYQRDWRGISELAKQKGFVDENANNPMDLVLISWSQRSPQTAKVGHLENFLGIIDRWDVCDDIQENLAKDTRRFIIKQEQRQTSLVEACPPPPSDCFETNNNYSSNNNITVGQSVQILSDEDQRCVQMGQPLPRYNACVLYAEADIDHATEIMNNLESERYNLRLFLRHRDMLMGVPFEHVQLSHFMATRCNHLIVVLTEEFLRSPENTYLVNFTQKIQIENHTRKIIPILYKPDMHIPQTLGIYTHIKYAGDSKLFNFWDKLARSLHDLDACSIYSTRQVQTPSPVEESAPKRVTTPSIRIQINDKDVTDMPNFKVPEAETTIVSVSGDTGSPLPEHKPKKKDRFLRRITHSFAKTPKNESGSAKTLRHAHSVSTINVTERERTLSASSSNISTTSESKKSFIKWQPNILKKALFSRSSNKLQTPG from the exons ATGCGCCCTCGATTTGTATGCCATCAGCAGCACTCGGTGGCCCATTCCCACTTCCATCCCCTGTCTCACTTCCAGACCCATTCCCATACCCACTTCCATCACCATCCCAATCCCCATACCCATCCCCATTCCCCTCACTTTTACGACGCCACTGACGTCGGCTATCGGCGTTATCGCACCGCCAACATGGTGGTGGCCGAGGGGGTTATGGACTCCGGATCGGGGATCGGTACGGGTATGGGGCACTTCAACGATACCCCCTTATCCGAGCTGGGCGTGGAGACCCGCTCGCAGCTGTCCCGCATGCTGAACCGCAAGAAGGTGTTGCGCTCCGAGGAGGGCTACCAGCGGGACTGGCGTGGCATCTCGGAGCTGGCCAAGCAGAAGGGATTCGTCGATGAGAACGCCAACAATCCCATGGATCTGGTGCTGATCAGCTGGAGCCAGCGCAGCCCGCAGACCGCCAAGGTGGGCCATCTCGAGAACTTCCTGGGCATCATCGATCGCTGGGATGTCTGCGACGATATACAGGAGAATCTGG CCAAGGACACCCGGCGCTTTATTATAAAGCAGGAGCAGCGGCAGACCTCTCTGGTGGAGGCGTGTCCCCCGCCCCCCAGCGACTGTTTCGAGAccaacaacaactacagcagcaacaacaacatcacaGTGGGCCAAAGTGTCCAGATCCTGAGCGACGAGGACCAGAGATGTGTGCAGATGGGCCAACCGCTGCCCAGATACAATGCCTGTGTTCTGTACGCCGAAGCAGACATCGATCATGCCACCGAGATCATGAATAATCTAGAGTCTGAGCGATACAATCTCAGG CTTTTCCTGCGCCATCGCGACATGCTAATGGGCGTTCCCTTCGAGCATGTCCAACTCTCCCACTTCATGGCCACCCGCTGTAATCACCTGATCGTGGTGCTCACCGAGGAGTTTCTTCGGAGTCCGGAGAACACATACCTCGTGAACTTCACCCAGAAGATACAGATCG AGAACCACACTCGCAAGATCATACCGATTCTGTACAAGCCAGATATGCACATACCCCAGACCCTGGGCATCTATACGCACATCAAGTACGCCGGGGACTCCAAGTTGTTCAACTTCTGGGATAAGTTGGCGCGTTCGCTGCACGATCTGGATGCCTGTTCCATCTACTCCACGCGACAGGTGCAAAC ACCCTCGCCAGTGGAGGAATCGGCTCCCAAGCGGGTGACCACGCCCAGCATTCGGATACAGATCAATGACAAGGATGTGACCGACATGCCCAACTTCAAGGTGCCAGAGGCGGAGACCACCATCGTTTCGGTATCCGGCGATACCGGTTCCCCTCTGCCGGAACACAAACCGAAGAAAAAGGATCGCTTTCTGCGCAGAATCACGCATAGTTTCGCCAAGACGCCGAAGAATGAGAGTGGCAGTGCTAAGACCCTGCGACATGCGCACTCCGTCAGCACCATAAACGTTACGGAACGGGAAAGGACACTCAGTGCCAGCAGCTCCAATATATCCACCACATCGGAGAGCAAGAAGAGCTTCATCAAATGGCAGCCGAATATCCTGAAGAAGGCCCTATTCT